One window from the genome of Candidatus Didemnitutus sp. encodes:
- the hisB gene encoding bifunctional histidinol-phosphatase/imidazoleglycerol-phosphate dehydratase HisB yields MSKKLLFLDRDGTLIAEPVDQQIDRLDKFALEPEVIPALRRLRDAGYTFVMVTNQDGLGTPSFRESEFRPLQDLLINLLASQGIKFEAVRVCPHTAADRCDCRKPKPGLVMDYLRDTAWDRAASAVIGDRETDLQLAETLGIRGLRYDRTKLNWTELARQLVDAPRRATIKRETKETKITVTVDLDATAPVSFRTGLGFFDHMLEQIARNAGISLVITCDGDLHIDEHHTIEDVGLALGTALKQALGDKRGIGRYGFVMPMDEARADVALDLSGRAWLVFEADFPRENVGELPTEMVSHFFKSLSDTLAATLHMKVTGDNTHHMIEALFKGFGRALRPAVARTAGSDIPSSKGVL; encoded by the coding sequence ATGTCTAAGAAACTCCTCTTCCTCGACCGCGACGGCACGCTCATCGCCGAGCCCGTCGACCAGCAGATCGACCGCCTCGACAAATTCGCCCTCGAACCCGAGGTCATCCCTGCGCTCCGCCGCCTGCGCGATGCCGGCTACACCTTCGTCATGGTCACGAATCAGGATGGCCTCGGCACGCCGAGCTTCCGCGAGAGCGAGTTCCGCCCGCTACAAGACCTGTTGATCAACCTCCTCGCCTCGCAGGGCATCAAATTCGAGGCCGTCCGCGTCTGCCCGCACACCGCCGCCGACCGTTGCGATTGCCGAAAACCGAAACCCGGCCTCGTCATGGACTATCTGCGCGACACCGCGTGGGACCGCGCCGCTTCCGCCGTCATCGGCGACCGCGAAACCGACCTGCAACTCGCTGAGACGCTCGGCATCCGCGGCCTGCGCTACGACCGCACCAAGCTCAATTGGACCGAACTCGCCCGCCAGCTCGTCGACGCCCCGCGCCGCGCCACCATCAAACGCGAGACCAAAGAAACGAAGATCACCGTCACCGTGGACCTCGACGCCACCGCGCCCGTCTCGTTCCGCACCGGCCTAGGGTTCTTCGACCACATGCTCGAGCAAATCGCCCGCAACGCCGGCATCAGCCTCGTCATCACCTGCGACGGCGATCTCCACATCGACGAACACCACACCATCGAGGACGTCGGCCTCGCCCTCGGCACCGCGCTCAAGCAGGCCCTCGGCGACAAACGCGGCATCGGCCGCTACGGTTTCGTCATGCCGATGGACGAGGCGCGCGCCGACGTCGCCCTCGATCTCAGCGGCCGCGCCTGGCTGGTCTTCGAAGCGGATTTCCCGCGCGAAAATGTCGGCGAACTGCCGACCGAGATGGTCTCGCACTTCTTCAAATCGCTCAGCGATACGCTCGCCGCCACGCTCCACATGAAGGTCACGGGCGACAACACCCACCACATGATCGAAGCGCTCTTCAAGGGTTTCGGCCGCGCCTTGCGCCCTGCCGTCGCCCGCACCGCCGGCAGCGACATTCCGAGTTCGAAGGGAGTGCTCTGA
- a CDS encoding alpha/beta fold hydrolase produces MNAPRYDRLSHRMLQALSRNAWLSVSALTEAAARDARFIKVRVRAALTLLLDCGAVVVVKKGGEKGFSLTEAGRALLAEWDRTAPPPDELARRLSKPEIPWVAHKLRRPPADLEEGEAETSADEAPAFSLGTARPPAAPLPDDLLSDPRIVPVWYGTNRRPENAADEHDGYGGATDDRMHYGYCTVNVPKRYVKGGSGRGWLGRLIHREQTELELGSIMPLAEADFLSRLASTLSAIKEAPAMLLFVHGFRTTFRAAAESAGQLSYELDLPVALFSWPSRGKLAGYLADEEAARESVAALKDFVRTLAATAAAQGRRLHVIAHSMGNRALLQALHEVALQGAAGGPQIGQVIFAAPDVPQREFLRQLARVAAAPGLTAGHTLYAAKDDLALFASQELHDNPRAGICPPVTTAPNLETVDVSHYNLSVLGHGYCFNIGPVLEDISVVLHGGKFRLRSRATGGGHWVLG; encoded by the coding sequence ATGAATGCGCCCCGCTACGACCGATTGTCCCACCGCATGCTGCAGGCGTTGAGCCGGAATGCATGGCTCAGCGTGTCCGCTCTCACCGAAGCGGCCGCTCGCGACGCCCGCTTTATCAAAGTCAGAGTGCGCGCCGCACTCACCCTGCTCTTGGATTGCGGCGCAGTTGTCGTCGTGAAGAAGGGGGGAGAAAAGGGGTTCAGCCTGACCGAAGCCGGGCGCGCTCTGCTCGCCGAATGGGATCGCACCGCGCCGCCGCCGGATGAACTCGCGCGCAGGCTATCCAAGCCGGAGATACCTTGGGTGGCCCACAAACTGAGAAGGCCGCCAGCCGACCTCGAGGAGGGGGAGGCGGAAACCTCGGCGGATGAGGCCCCCGCATTTTCGTTGGGCACCGCGCGTCCGCCGGCTGCACCATTGCCGGATGATCTGCTGAGCGACCCGCGCATCGTGCCGGTGTGGTATGGCACGAACCGCCGGCCGGAAAACGCGGCGGACGAACACGATGGCTATGGCGGTGCCACCGATGATCGCATGCATTACGGCTATTGCACCGTGAACGTGCCGAAGCGCTACGTGAAGGGCGGCTCGGGACGCGGCTGGCTCGGCCGCCTGATCCATCGCGAGCAAACCGAACTTGAGCTCGGCAGCATCATGCCGCTGGCGGAGGCGGATTTTTTGTCCCGGCTCGCGAGCACGCTCAGCGCCATCAAGGAGGCACCGGCGATGCTCCTGTTCGTGCACGGCTTCCGCACGACCTTTCGTGCCGCGGCGGAGAGTGCGGGACAGTTGAGCTACGAACTGGATCTGCCGGTCGCGCTTTTCAGTTGGCCATCACGCGGCAAGCTCGCCGGCTATCTCGCGGACGAAGAAGCCGCGCGCGAATCCGTCGCCGCCTTGAAGGATTTCGTGCGGACGCTCGCCGCCACCGCGGCGGCGCAAGGCCGTCGACTCCACGTGATCGCGCACAGCATGGGCAATCGGGCGCTGCTCCAGGCGCTGCATGAGGTCGCATTGCAGGGTGCCGCCGGCGGTCCGCAGATTGGCCAGGTGATCTTCGCCGCCCCCGACGTGCCTCAACGTGAATTCCTGCGCCAGCTGGCGCGGGTTGCGGCGGCGCCGGGACTGACGGCCGGGCACACGCTCTACGCCGCGAAGGACGACCTCGCCCTGTTTGCCTCGCAGGAACTGCATGACAATCCGCGCGCCGGCATCTGCCCGCCGGTCACGACCGCGCCGAATTTGGAGACGGTGGATGTTTCGCACTACAATCTCTCGGTGCTGGGCCACGGCTACTGCTTCAATATCGGTCCTGTGCTGGAAGACATCTCGGTCGTGTTGCACGGCGGCAAGTTCCGCCTGCGCAGCCGTGCCACGGGCGGCGGTCACTGGGTCCTCGGTTGA
- a CDS encoding sulfatase-like hydrolase/transferase gives MKGNESPFIGGSSPIHLRSPTCAMSRTSPTPADGRRSLWSRLLSRRHGGVAIFFAVFLIAAFVTRVALLIQARHDVVWTPSLLAAFFWGVLYDLGAAAWASLPLTLLLAALPARFFEWAWARWLAALGAFAIVYALFFGTVSEWTFWEEFGVRFNFIAVDYLVYTTEVVGNIRESYNLPAIIGGVAAVSALGVWLLARAGWPQTWFAHATEPMGRRWKAAAIWFCAAIAFGSIQDERLLPTFKNNFNREIGKNGLWALFAAFKNNILDYEQFYKTLPIDEAFAQVQAKLVVDGSTLLRPGERDTLRFVKNDGGPELRPNVIQITVESLSADFVGIFNHASKLTPHLEALARHSLVFDNFYATGTRTDRGMEALTLSLPPTPGRSMIKRPNNENMFTLGSVFQAKGYDTAFIYGGFGYFDNMNYFFGHNGYRVIDRNSPEADVTFANVWGACDEDLYRWTMREADKSFATGKPFHYFVMTTSNHRPYTFPEGKIDLPSKISGRAGAVKYTDFAIGQFLKDAESKPWFKNTVFVIVADHCASSAGRAELPVQNYHIPLFIYSPGGHIAPGRIQALTSQVDYAPTLLGLLNWSYVSRFFGHDIRRTPPENARALIGNYQKLGHLEHGHFVVLRPQRGANSYTVDLRTGGLTPAPRDEANENAAIGYYQSANYLYEHRAYNALTPEELAKFTAEGEKRAAEKTTGK, from the coding sequence ATGAAGGGAAATGAATCGCCGTTCATCGGCGGTTCATCGCCGATTCATCTCCGCTCCCCAACTTGCGCCATGTCCCGCACTTCACCGACGCCCGCTGACGGGCGCCGCTCGCTCTGGTCTCGACTCCTCTCGCGCCGCCACGGCGGCGTAGCCATCTTTTTCGCGGTCTTTCTGATCGCGGCCTTCGTCACGCGGGTGGCGCTGCTGATCCAGGCGCGGCACGACGTGGTGTGGACCCCGTCTTTGCTCGCGGCATTTTTCTGGGGCGTGCTCTACGACCTGGGCGCGGCGGCGTGGGCTTCGCTGCCGCTGACGCTTCTGCTCGCGGCGCTGCCGGCGCGGTTCTTCGAGTGGGCATGGGCGCGCTGGCTGGCGGCGCTCGGTGCGTTCGCGATCGTCTACGCGCTGTTTTTCGGCACGGTTTCCGAGTGGACGTTCTGGGAGGAGTTCGGCGTGCGGTTCAACTTCATCGCGGTCGACTACCTCGTCTACACCACCGAGGTCGTAGGCAACATCCGCGAATCCTACAATCTCCCCGCGATCATCGGCGGCGTCGCCGCCGTGTCCGCGCTCGGGGTGTGGCTGCTCGCGCGCGCGGGTTGGCCGCAGACATGGTTCGCGCACGCGACCGAGCCGATGGGCCGGCGCTGGAAGGCGGCGGCGATCTGGTTCTGCGCCGCGATCGCGTTCGGCTCCATCCAGGACGAGCGGCTGCTGCCGACCTTCAAAAACAATTTCAACCGCGAGATCGGCAAGAACGGCCTCTGGGCGCTCTTCGCGGCGTTCAAGAACAACATCCTCGATTACGAGCAGTTCTACAAAACTCTCCCGATCGACGAGGCGTTCGCCCAAGTGCAGGCCAAACTCGTCGTCGACGGCTCCACGCTGCTGCGCCCCGGCGAGCGCGACACGCTGCGTTTCGTGAAAAACGACGGCGGCCCCGAGCTGCGTCCGAACGTCATCCAGATCACGGTCGAGAGCCTGAGCGCCGACTTCGTCGGCATCTTCAACCACGCCTCGAAGCTCACGCCGCATCTCGAGGCGCTCGCGCGGCACAGTCTGGTGTTCGATAATTTCTATGCCACCGGCACGCGCACCGACCGCGGCATGGAGGCGCTCACGCTCTCGCTGCCGCCGACACCCGGCCGCTCGATGATCAAGCGCCCGAACAACGAGAACATGTTCACGCTCGGCTCCGTGTTCCAGGCGAAGGGCTACGACACCGCGTTCATCTACGGCGGCTTCGGCTACTTCGACAACATGAACTACTTTTTCGGCCACAACGGCTATCGCGTCATCGACCGCAACAGCCCCGAGGCCGACGTCACCTTCGCCAACGTCTGGGGCGCGTGCGACGAGGACCTCTATCGCTGGACGATGCGAGAGGCCGACAAGTCCTTCGCCACCGGCAAGCCGTTCCACTACTTCGTCATGACGACGTCGAATCACCGCCCCTACACGTTTCCCGAGGGCAAGATCGACCTGCCGTCGAAGATCTCCGGCCGCGCCGGCGCGGTGAAATACACCGACTTCGCCATCGGCCAGTTCCTCAAGGACGCGGAGTCGAAGCCGTGGTTCAAGAACACCGTGTTCGTCATCGTCGCCGACCACTGCGCCTCCAGCGCCGGCCGCGCCGAGCTGCCGGTGCAGAACTACCACATCCCGCTCTTCATCTACTCGCCCGGCGGCCACATCGCACCCGGCCGCATCCAGGCGCTCACCAGCCAGGTCGACTACGCGCCCACGCTGCTCGGCCTGCTCAACTGGAGCTACGTCTCGCGCTTCTTCGGTCACGACATCCGCCGCACCCCGCCGGAAAACGCCCGCGCGCTCATCGGCAACTACCAGAAGCTCGGCCACCTCGAGCATGGCCACTTCGTCGTGCTCCGCCCGCAGCGCGGCGCCAATTCCTACACCGTGGACCTGCGCACCGGCGGCCTCACACCCGCCCCGCGCGACGAGGCGAACGAGAACGCCGCCATCGGCTACTACCAGAGCGCAAATTACCTCTACGAACACCGCGCCTACAATGCCCTCACGCCGGAAGAGCTGGCGAAGTTCACCGCCGAGGGTGAAAAGCGCGCCGCCGAAAAAACGACCGGCAAATGA
- the hisD gene encoding histidinol dehydrogenase, with protein MQTLVWKKLSPARRAATLERPAQTRRTDIASAVSRIIMEVCHDGDAALKRLTAKFDGTKLTSLRVSPAEFAAAEKALAPTDKAALRTAYRNIRRFHAAQAAKSIRVETMPGIVCEKVTRPIERVGLYVPGGSAPLFSTALMLGVPAQLAGCPTRVLCTPPGRDGRVNPWILFAAQLCGITDVFKVGGAQAIAAMAAGTKTIPKCDKLFGPGNAFVTEAKLQVSRSAAGAAIDMPAGPSEVMVIADRTADPAFVAADLLSQAEHGPDSQVVLVTFSEKIAARVATEVAVQLRLLPRREIAEVALKKSRVLLAASPAEAVKIANAYAPEHLILQLANPRRLLPQITAAGSVFVGPWTPESLGDYASGTNHVLPTYGWARSFSGLGLADFSRTMTVQEATPLGFARLGGTVARLADAESLVAHRRAVTVRLQKLSR; from the coding sequence ATGCAAACGCTCGTCTGGAAAAAACTCTCGCCCGCCCGCCGCGCCGCCACTCTCGAACGGCCCGCGCAGACGCGCCGCACCGACATCGCGAGCGCCGTCTCCCGCATCATCATGGAGGTGTGCCACGACGGCGACGCCGCGTTGAAGCGCCTGACGGCAAAATTCGACGGCACCAAACTCACTTCGCTGCGCGTCAGCCCCGCCGAGTTCGCCGCCGCCGAAAAAGCCCTCGCTCCCACCGACAAGGCCGCCCTCCGCACCGCCTACCGCAACATCCGCCGCTTCCACGCCGCGCAGGCCGCGAAATCTATCCGCGTCGAGACGATGCCCGGCATCGTCTGCGAAAAAGTCACTCGCCCCATCGAACGCGTCGGCCTCTACGTCCCGGGCGGCAGCGCGCCGCTCTTCTCCACCGCGCTCATGCTCGGCGTCCCCGCGCAGCTCGCCGGTTGCCCGACGCGTGTGCTCTGCACGCCGCCCGGTCGCGACGGCCGCGTGAACCCCTGGATCCTTTTCGCCGCGCAGCTCTGCGGCATCACCGACGTCTTCAAGGTCGGCGGCGCGCAGGCCATCGCCGCCATGGCCGCCGGCACGAAAACGATTCCGAAGTGCGACAAACTCTTCGGCCCCGGCAACGCCTTTGTCACCGAAGCGAAGCTCCAAGTCTCGCGCTCCGCCGCCGGCGCCGCCATCGACATGCCCGCCGGCCCCTCCGAGGTCATGGTCATCGCTGATCGCACCGCCGATCCGGCCTTCGTCGCCGCCGACCTCCTCTCGCAAGCCGAGCACGGCCCCGATTCGCAGGTCGTGCTGGTCACCTTCTCCGAAAAAATCGCCGCGCGCGTCGCCACCGAGGTCGCCGTGCAACTTCGCCTCCTCCCCCGCCGCGAGATCGCCGAAGTCGCGCTGAAAAAGAGCCGCGTCCTCCTCGCCGCCTCGCCCGCCGAAGCCGTCAAAATCGCCAACGCCTACGCGCCCGAGCACCTCATCCTCCAGCTCGCCAACCCACGCCGCCTGCTCCCGCAGATCACCGCGGCCGGCTCGGTCTTCGTCGGCCCATGGACGCCCGAGTCGCTCGGCGACTACGCGAGCGGCACGAACCACGTCCTGCCGACCTACGGCTGGGCGCGCTCGTTCAGCGGCCTCGGCCTCGCCGACTTCTCGCGCACGATGACCGTGCAGGAAGCCACGCCGCTCGGCTTCGCCCGCCTAGGCGGCACCGTCGCCCGCCTCGCCGACGCCGAGAGCCTCGTCGCCCACCGCCGCGCCGTCACTGTCCGCCTCCAGAAACTCTCCCGATGA
- the hisH gene encoding imidazole glycerol phosphate synthase subunit HisH yields MLAIVDSGGANIASVRFALERLGIASQLTADPATIRSADRVILPGVGSAQEGMRKLRARDLVDTIRSLTQPVIGFCLGEQLLFDSSDEGDTTSLGLIPGRVARIPESPGITVPHMGWNTLEVLRDTPLLHGIARDARFYFVHSYAGPVNAHTLASATHGTPFAAVVQRGNFYGVQFHPERSGFAGAQLLKNFLAITA; encoded by the coding sequence ATGTTAGCCATCGTCGACAGCGGCGGCGCCAACATCGCCTCGGTGCGCTTCGCGCTCGAGCGCCTCGGCATCGCCAGCCAGCTCACCGCCGATCCCGCGACCATCCGCTCGGCCGACCGCGTGATCCTGCCCGGCGTGGGCTCCGCGCAGGAAGGCATGCGCAAACTCCGCGCGCGCGATCTCGTGGACACCATCCGCAGCCTCACACAACCCGTGATCGGCTTCTGCCTCGGCGAGCAGCTCCTCTTCGACTCCTCCGACGAGGGCGACACCACCTCCCTCGGCCTCATCCCCGGCCGCGTCGCCCGAATTCCCGAGTCGCCCGGCATCACCGTGCCGCACATGGGCTGGAACACCCTCGAAGTCCTGCGCGACACACCGCTCCTCCACGGCATCGCCCGCGACGCGCGTTTCTATTTCGTCCACAGCTACGCCGGCCCGGTGAACGCCCACACACTCGCCAGCGCCACGCACGGCACGCCCTTCGCCGCCGTCGTCCAGCGCGGCAACTTCTACGGCGTGCAATTCCATCCCGAGCGCTCCGGTTTCGCGGGCGCACAGCTGCTGAAGAATTTTTTGGCCATCACCGCATGA
- the hisG gene encoding ATP phosphoribosyltransferase produces MSPVVTPASKDRLRLAIQKSGRLSTDSLDLLNRCGIKVKAPKEKLLLHAENFPIDILFVRDDDIPQLVMDGVCDLGIVGENVLEETALERTSGGTHNPYVVDRRLDFGGCRLAVALPEERGYASSADLAGLRIATSYPRLTKRWLAAQNVKADVVLLTGSVEIAPRLGLADAICDLVATGSTLEANRLRAVETIFKSKATLLRCDRPLDAAKRHALDILLRRIDGVQLAAEAKYIMLHAPKSALPEIKKLLPGSENPTILPLAGDDTKVALHAVCQEAVFWETMESLKRAGASAILVLPIEKMMM; encoded by the coding sequence ATGTCACCCGTCGTCACTCCCGCCTCCAAAGACCGCCTCCGCCTCGCCATCCAGAAGAGCGGACGCCTCTCCACCGACTCCCTCGACCTGCTCAACCGCTGCGGCATCAAGGTCAAGGCCCCCAAGGAAAAACTCCTCCTCCACGCCGAGAACTTCCCCATCGACATCCTCTTCGTCCGCGACGACGACATCCCGCAGCTCGTCATGGACGGCGTGTGCGACCTCGGCATCGTCGGCGAGAACGTCCTCGAGGAAACCGCCCTCGAGCGCACCTCCGGCGGCACGCACAACCCCTACGTCGTCGACCGTCGCCTCGATTTCGGCGGCTGCCGCCTCGCTGTCGCCCTCCCCGAGGAGCGCGGCTACGCCTCCTCCGCCGACCTCGCCGGCCTGCGCATCGCGACTTCCTACCCGCGCCTCACCAAGCGCTGGCTCGCCGCGCAAAACGTGAAAGCCGACGTCGTCCTCCTCACCGGCTCGGTCGAGATCGCCCCGCGCCTCGGCCTCGCCGACGCCATCTGCGACCTCGTCGCCACCGGATCCACCCTCGAGGCCAACCGCCTCCGCGCCGTCGAAACCATCTTCAAGTCCAAGGCCACGCTCCTCCGCTGCGACCGCCCACTCGACGCCGCCAAGCGCCACGCCCTCGACATCCTGCTCCGCCGCATCGACGGCGTGCAGCTCGCCGCCGAAGCGAAATACATCATGCTCCACGCCCCGAAGAGCGCGCTGCCCGAGATCAAGAAACTCCTCCCGGGCTCCGAGAACCCGACCATCCTCCCTCTCGCCGGCGACGACACCAAGGTCGCCCTCCACGCCGTCTGCCAGGAAGCCGTCTTCTGGGAGACCATGGAGTCCCTCAAGCGCGCCGGCGCCAGCGCCATCCTTGTGCTCCCGATCGAAAAGATGATGATGTGA
- a CDS encoding phosphatase PAP2 family protein produces MTLRAPEFLDRTLWPAVLLLAGALAIFEFTDVDLALQDHFYDFAQQRWIVDGTEPVGRALFYNIPKIGVMVTGVALLALALGPARWRERLRLERRGLWVAVATLATVPALAGLGKNFTNVHCPSEIRRYGGDVAYAKLCSPYPADDQPKQKGHCFPAGHASGGFALLALAWLRPSRRMRAVGLALGLGLGWYMGAYQMLKGAHYLSHTVTTMLLAWIVALAWRRMLWRGWGVSSSAN; encoded by the coding sequence ATGACGCTGCGCGCGCCCGAATTTCTCGATCGCACGCTCTGGCCAGCGGTGCTGCTGCTCGCCGGCGCGCTGGCGATTTTCGAGTTCACGGACGTCGACCTGGCGTTGCAGGACCATTTCTACGACTTCGCGCAGCAGCGCTGGATTGTCGACGGCACCGAGCCGGTCGGCCGCGCCTTGTTCTACAACATTCCGAAGATCGGCGTGATGGTCACCGGCGTGGCGCTGCTCGCGCTCGCGCTCGGCCCGGCGCGCTGGCGCGAGCGGTTGCGCCTGGAGCGGCGCGGTTTGTGGGTCGCGGTCGCGACGCTCGCGACGGTGCCGGCGCTCGCCGGCCTCGGGAAGAATTTCACCAACGTCCACTGTCCGTCCGAGATCCGCCGCTACGGCGGCGATGTGGCCTACGCGAAGCTCTGCTCGCCGTATCCCGCGGACGACCAGCCGAAGCAAAAAGGCCACTGTTTCCCCGCCGGCCACGCCAGCGGCGGCTTCGCCCTGCTCGCGCTCGCGTGGCTGCGGCCGTCGCGGCGCATGCGTGCTGTCGGCCTCGCGCTCGGCCTGGGCCTCGGTTGGTATATGGGTGCGTATCAGATGCTAAAGGGGGCGCACTACCTCAGCCACACCGTGACGACGATGTTGCTCGCGTGGATCGTGGCGCTGGCCTGGCGCCGGATGCTGTGGCGCGGCTGGGGAGTAAGTTCCTCCGCTAATTGA
- the hisC gene encoding histidinol-phosphate transaminase → MTSDPVLSLVRAEILALTPYSSARKEASGGKVWLDANENPSTPHAGAPRLNRYPEPQPAEVVARLASLYGVKPDRILVTRGSDEGIDLLLRAFCRAGQDSILTTPPTYGMYSVAAAIQGARALTVPLVREKDFAVDPDAVIRAITPETKLVFLCSPNNPTGQLLDRDAVLKVVTALATRAVVVVDEAYAEFSTEPSLVQELDANPNLVVLRTLSKAYGLAGARVGVTLASPQLIGVLQKIIAPYPIPAPVVRAALDALTPAGISAARQSALDLVGERRRLTAALVKLPHVRKIWPSDANFLLVEVTDSARVMNIARAAGLVIRDRSKDVPNTVRITIGTRAENDFALETLARV, encoded by the coding sequence ATGACCTCCGACCCCGTGCTCTCTCTCGTCCGCGCCGAAATCCTCGCGCTCACGCCGTATTCATCGGCCCGCAAGGAAGCCTCCGGCGGCAAAGTCTGGCTCGACGCCAACGAAAATCCCTCGACCCCGCACGCCGGCGCACCGCGCCTGAACCGTTACCCCGAGCCGCAACCCGCCGAAGTCGTCGCGCGCCTCGCCTCGCTCTACGGCGTCAAACCCGACCGCATCCTCGTCACGCGCGGCTCCGACGAAGGCATCGACCTCCTCCTCCGCGCCTTCTGCCGCGCCGGCCAGGATTCGATTCTCACCACTCCGCCGACCTACGGCATGTATTCCGTCGCCGCCGCCATCCAGGGCGCCCGCGCCCTCACCGTTCCGCTCGTCCGCGAAAAAGACTTCGCCGTCGATCCCGACGCCGTCATCCGCGCAATCACGCCCGAAACCAAACTCGTTTTCCTCTGCTCGCCCAACAACCCCACCGGCCAGCTCCTCGATCGCGACGCCGTCCTCAAAGTCGTCACCGCCCTCGCCACGCGCGCCGTCGTCGTGGTTGACGAAGCTTACGCCGAGTTCTCCACCGAACCGAGTCTCGTGCAGGAACTCGACGCCAACCCCAACCTCGTCGTCCTCCGCACGCTCTCGAAAGCCTACGGCCTCGCCGGCGCGCGCGTCGGCGTCACTCTCGCCTCGCCGCAACTGATCGGCGTCCTGCAAAAAATCATCGCGCCCTACCCGATCCCCGCACCGGTCGTCCGCGCCGCGCTCGATGCACTCACTCCCGCCGGCATCTCCGCCGCGCGCCAGTCCGCCCTCGATCTCGTCGGTGAACGCCGCCGCCTCACCGCCGCCCTCGTGAAGCTCCCGCACGTCCGCAAAATCTGGCCGAGCGACGCCAACTTCCTCCTCGTCGAAGTCACCGACTCCGCCCGCGTCATGAACATCGCCCGCGCCGCTGGCCTCGTCATCCGCGACCGCAGCAAGGATGTCCCCAACACCGTCCGCATCACCATCGGCACGCGCGCCGAAAACGACTTCGCCCTGGAGACCCTCGCCCGTGTCTGA
- a CDS encoding GatB/YqeY domain-containing protein — MANVYETLRADIVTAMKARDTARSTALRTMDAAIQRAAMDANKPIDDALAITAIRKAVKNLSDARTEFEKGGRADLVAANTAEIGHLEKYLPQGLDPAKLDALIAEVIAATGAASKKEMGKVIGALKQRPEAPLIDFAAASKAIQAKLP; from the coding sequence ATGGCCAACGTCTACGAAACTCTCCGTGCCGACATCGTCACCGCCATGAAGGCGCGCGACACCGCCCGCTCCACCGCGCTCCGCACCATGGACGCCGCGATCCAGCGCGCCGCGATGGACGCGAACAAGCCGATCGACGACGCCCTCGCGATCACGGCCATCCGCAAGGCCGTGAAAAATCTTTCCGACGCCCGCACCGAGTTCGAGAAGGGTGGCCGCGCCGACCTCGTCGCCGCCAACACCGCCGAGATCGGCCACCTCGAGAAATATCTCCCGCAAGGCCTCGACCCCGCCAAGCTCGACGCGCTCATCGCCGAGGTGATCGCCGCCACCGGCGCCGCCTCGAAGAAGGAAATGGGCAAGGTGATCGGCGCGCTCAAACAGCGCCCGGAGGCGCCGCTCATCGACTTCGCCGCCGCGAGCAAGGCCATCCAGGCCAAGTTGCCGTAA
- a CDS encoding response regulator has translation MNLRTPMNDGTPHVLVVEDDENDVFFLRRALQSAGAVIDLHVASDGRQALDYLLGCDGFSDRVKHPLPNVVLLDLKVPYISGLDVLRQIRATPELRKLIVVILTSSALESDVTQAYEIGANSFLVKPSRLEDQRELALRIVGYWLRSNLPPPLRSSRDGA, from the coding sequence ATGAACCTTCGCACGCCCATGAACGACGGCACGCCGCATGTGTTGGTGGTCGAGGATGACGAGAACGACGTTTTCTTCCTGCGGCGCGCGCTGCAAAGCGCGGGTGCCGTCATCGATCTCCACGTGGCAAGCGACGGCCGTCAGGCGTTGGATTATCTCCTCGGTTGCGACGGTTTCAGCGACCGCGTGAAGCACCCGCTGCCGAACGTCGTCCTGCTCGACCTGAAAGTGCCCTACATCTCCGGTCTGGACGTGCTGCGGCAGATCCGCGCGACGCCGGAGCTGCGCAAGCTGATCGTGGTGATCCTCACGTCGTCGGCGCTCGAGTCCGATGTCACGCAAGCCTACGAGATCGGCGCGAATTCATTCCTCGTGAAGCCGAGCCGGCTCGAGGATCAGCGGGAACTCGCGCTGCGCATCGTCGGCTACTGGCTCCGTTCGAATCTCCCGCCGCCGCTGCGATCCAGCCGCGACGGGGCGTGA